The following are encoded in a window of Chitinophaga sp. H8 genomic DNA:
- a CDS encoding alpha-L-fucosidase — protein sequence MQKLVMVLGCVLLGFATARAQESESPYVPETDPAVVQKLDEWQDWKFGLFMHWGPYSQWGVVESWSICPEDEGWTQRKPAGIPYYEYIKKYEALGNSFNPVKFNPARWAQAAKAAGMQYMVFTTKHHDGYCMFDTKQTDYRITSPQGTFSKDPRANITKEIFEAFRKEGIHTGAYFSKPDWHSEYYWWQYFPPKDRNVNYDVVKYKDRWDKFKQFTYNQIEELMTGYGKVELLWLDGGWVRPLKQQTKESLSWSKTAPQDQDIDMAGIAAMARKHQPGLIVVDRSVHGPYENYRTPEQEIPERPLSYPWETCMTMGGSWSYVPDDKYKPVTQLIHNLVDIVAKGGNYLLNIGPGPDGEWHEAAYTTMEGIGAWMKINGSAIYGTRAIAPYKDGKVCFTRKKDGSVYAIYLLDKGEQLPAVITFKGIIPAKGARLTLLGAREKLSWKKTAGGVAVSIPAALLKQSWEHAVAIKIPAVQP from the coding sequence ATGCAAAAATTAGTAATGGTATTGGGGTGCGTATTACTGGGCTTTGCAACTGCCCGTGCCCAGGAAAGTGAATCCCCTTATGTTCCGGAAACAGATCCGGCGGTAGTACAAAAACTGGATGAGTGGCAGGATTGGAAATTTGGCCTCTTTATGCATTGGGGGCCTTATTCGCAGTGGGGAGTAGTGGAATCCTGGAGCATCTGCCCGGAAGATGAAGGCTGGACCCAGCGCAAGCCGGCAGGGATCCCTTACTATGAGTACATTAAAAAATATGAAGCCCTGGGTAATTCGTTCAACCCGGTGAAGTTTAATCCGGCCAGGTGGGCGCAGGCTGCCAAAGCTGCGGGCATGCAATATATGGTATTCACGACCAAACATCATGATGGGTATTGTATGTTCGATACCAAACAAACAGATTACCGCATCACCTCCCCCCAGGGCACTTTCAGCAAAGATCCCCGTGCCAATATCACCAAAGAAATATTTGAGGCATTCCGGAAGGAAGGGATCCACACCGGGGCTTACTTTTCCAAACCCGACTGGCATTCCGAATATTATTGGTGGCAGTATTTTCCACCGAAGGACCGGAATGTGAATTATGATGTGGTAAAGTATAAAGACCGGTGGGATAAGTTTAAGCAGTTTACCTATAATCAGATAGAAGAGTTGATGACAGGGTATGGCAAGGTAGAATTGTTATGGCTGGACGGAGGATGGGTGCGCCCGCTGAAGCAGCAAACCAAGGAATCACTTTCCTGGAGTAAAACTGCCCCACAGGACCAGGACATTGATATGGCGGGCATTGCCGCTATGGCACGTAAGCATCAGCCGGGGCTGATCGTGGTAGACCGCAGTGTGCATGGACCTTATGAAAACTATCGTACCCCGGAGCAGGAAATACCGGAGCGGCCACTTAGCTATCCCTGGGAAACCTGTATGACCATGGGCGGTTCCTGGTCCTATGTACCGGATGATAAGTACAAACCGGTAACACAACTGATCCATAATCTGGTGGATATTGTGGCCAAAGGCGGGAATTACCTGTTAAATATTGGCCCCGGGCCGGATGGAGAATGGCATGAAGCTGCCTATACCACTATGGAAGGTATTGGTGCATGGATGAAAATAAATGGAAGCGCTATTTATGGTACCCGCGCCATAGCACCTTACAAAGACGGGAAAGTATGTTTTACCCGCAAGAAAGATGGTAGTGTATATGCTATCTACTTGCTGGATAAAGGAGAGCAGTTGCCCGCAGTGATCACCTTCAAAGGCATTATTCCGGCCAAAGGAGCGCGGCTGACATTATTGGGTGCCAGGGAAAAGCTGAGCTGGAAAAAAACAGCCGGAGGGGTGGCCGTGTCCATACCAGCGGCGTTGCTAAAGCAAAGCTGGGAGCACGCAGTAGCCATTAAAATACCGGCGGTGCAACCGTAA
- a CDS encoding response regulator transcription factor, whose translation MYNAKILLADDDFDISGVIKKYLEAAGYIVDHCSDGETAWKKFQRDNFDICLLDIVMPKKDGFELAEDIRRRNGLVPIIFLSSERVQDDDKLNGFRLGADDYIIKPLSMRELLLKIRVFQRRTASYMVSEGGDRQRLGNLMLDYNLLEIQDADCVTLYTVTPREGLLLRYLVNNSNKILKREEILLKVWGKEGFFTGRSMDVFVAKLRRKLKTDPRIVLETLHNIGLRLNVPKELM comes from the coding sequence ATGTATAACGCGAAAATTTTACTTGCAGACGATGACTTTGACATAAGCGGGGTTATTAAAAAATACCTGGAGGCAGCTGGTTATATAGTAGATCATTGTTCTGATGGAGAAACTGCCTGGAAAAAATTCCAGCGGGATAATTTTGATATTTGTTTGTTGGATATTGTAATGCCCAAAAAGGATGGTTTTGAGCTGGCAGAGGATATTCGCAGAAGGAATGGGTTGGTGCCTATTATTTTCCTCTCTTCGGAAAGGGTGCAGGACGATGACAAGCTGAATGGTTTCCGGTTAGGGGCGGATGATTATATCATCAAGCCTTTAAGTATGCGGGAGTTGTTGTTGAAGATCCGTGTTTTTCAGCGGAGAACGGCGTCTTACATGGTATCAGAGGGAGGTGACAGGCAGCGTTTGGGAAATCTGATGCTGGACTACAATTTGCTGGAAATACAGGATGCTGACTGTGTGACGCTGTATACTGTGACCCCCCGGGAAGGACTGTTGCTCAGGTACCTCGTTAATAATTCAAATAAGATCCTGAAAAGGGAGGAAATATTACTCAAAGTATGGGGTAAAGAAGGATTTTTTACGGGTAGAAGTATGGACGTATTTGTGGCTAAGTTGCGCAGAAAATTAAAAACTGATCCCCGCATAGTATTGGAAACATTGCATAATATCGGACTTCGGTTAAATGTCCCCAAAGAATTGATGTAG
- a CDS encoding 2'-5' RNA ligase family protein, which produces MNFEHQSPRGRRAVDNRHLSDNGGNNQRRNYRDPDADHSYNRGTGDNYNRNYNRGGSHDRPHHRDNQRKDNRNRPRGGPSRKPRPFTRKPENKLYFIALLPNAETGMEIIRLKQEFAEQFGAVHALKVMPHITMQVPFTADPAMERSFCEGLTEFAATQTPFEIVLNGFGSFPHQDKKVLFIQVEKTAGMLEMHRQLVSYLRKEFGFSTMLARNSFTPHITVAFKDLTQEQFDKAWAIYEKKPYNATFRVNNLYLMRHNDNSWEVLHKCRLGLPVKK; this is translated from the coding sequence ATGAATTTCGAACATCAAAGTCCGCGCGGAAGGCGTGCCGTTGATAACCGGCACTTGTCTGATAATGGCGGTAATAATCAGCGTCGGAATTACCGGGACCCGGATGCTGATCATAGTTATAACCGTGGTACAGGGGATAATTATAACCGCAATTACAATCGGGGTGGCAGCCATGACAGGCCGCATCACCGGGACAATCAAAGAAAAGATAACCGTAACCGGCCAAGAGGTGGCCCCTCCCGCAAGCCCCGGCCCTTTACCCGCAAGCCGGAGAATAAGCTCTACTTTATAGCACTCCTGCCAAATGCAGAAACCGGCATGGAAATTATCCGCCTGAAGCAGGAGTTTGCCGAACAGTTTGGTGCGGTACACGCCCTGAAAGTAATGCCGCACATTACAATGCAGGTGCCTTTTACCGCAGATCCGGCTATGGAAAGATCATTTTGTGAAGGGTTGACCGAATTTGCCGCCACGCAAACTCCTTTTGAAATTGTCCTGAACGGATTTGGCAGTTTCCCTCACCAGGACAAAAAAGTACTGTTCATCCAGGTGGAGAAAACGGCCGGTATGCTGGAAATGCACCGGCAGCTGGTGAGTTACCTGCGCAAGGAATTTGGCTTCAGTACTATGCTGGCCCGTAACAGTTTTACCCCGCATATTACCGTGGCCTTTAAAGACCTGACCCAGGAGCAATTTGACAAAGCCTGGGCCATTTATGAAAAGAAACCCTATAACGCCACTTTCAGGGTAAATAACCTGTACCTCATGCGGCATAATGACAACTCCTGGGAAGTACTGCATAAATGCAGGTTAGGATTGCCTGTAAAGAAGTAG
- a CDS encoding RelA/SpoT family protein, with amino-acid sequence MQVRIACKEVGAKATPIYICAKIVTLLPMETVVAQKYNLDEEQEKKEIVRHYRALLRALKPRLKKGDRELVRTAFEMAADAHRDMRRKSGEPYILHPLAVAQICVEEIGLGVRSAICALLHDTVEDTEVTLEDVEREFGTEIAHIVDGLTKISTVIDSSTSTAQAENFKKILLTLADDPRVILIKLADRLHNMRTLDSMSREKQLKIASETVFIYAPLAHRLGLYNIKSEMEDLAMKYTEQQTYREIAKRLKDTKRERTRYINEFIKPIKEVLSEEGFNFEIYGRPKSIHSIYNKIKTKGVAFEEVYDLFAIRIILDSALDKEKADCWKVYSIITDFYHPSPERTRDWLSNPKSNGYEALHVTVMGPQGKWVEVQIRSKRMNDYAEKGVAAHWRYKEGNTNSIQESKFDQWFTQIREILNNPDSNTLDFLADFKSNLFTEEIYVYTPKGDLKILPVGSTALDFAYAIHSAVGNKCIGAKVNYKLVPLSHKLRSGDQVEIITSNKQKPSEDWLNFVLTAKAKSKIKDALKEEKRIVAMDGKGILERKLSHLKIHPSQHNINELVQFYKQSSPLDLYYQIAVKNIDLRELKQFNVLGDKLEQPKPVKPEHVPEEQLKHHQQIPSKKDAELIIFGESSDKIAYKLANCCRPIPGDDVFGFITASEGLKIHRTNCPNAAQLLANYGHRVVKTKWVKNREISFLTGLRIVGMDDVGVIHKITNIISGELKVNISALSIESKEGLFEGLIKVYVHDKEELDELVERLKKLDGIQSVNRLED; translated from the coding sequence ATGCAGGTTAGGATTGCCTGTAAAGAAGTAGGCGCAAAAGCTACCCCTATTTATATTTGCGCCAAAATCGTAACTTTATTGCCAATGGAAACAGTGGTAGCACAAAAATACAATTTAGACGAAGAGCAGGAAAAGAAGGAAATTGTTCGTCATTATCGAGCTTTATTGAGGGCCTTAAAACCGCGTTTAAAAAAGGGAGATAGGGAACTGGTCCGTACCGCCTTTGAAATGGCTGCTGATGCACACAGGGATATGCGGCGCAAATCCGGAGAACCCTATATCCTGCATCCGCTGGCAGTGGCACAGATATGTGTGGAAGAGATCGGGCTGGGCGTCCGGTCGGCTATTTGTGCTTTATTACACGACACCGTAGAAGATACAGAAGTTACCCTGGAAGATGTGGAACGGGAATTTGGTACTGAAATAGCCCATATTGTAGATGGGCTGACCAAGATCTCCACCGTGATTGATTCCAGTACCAGTACCGCCCAGGCCGAAAACTTCAAAAAAATACTCCTGACCCTGGCAGATGATCCCAGGGTGATCCTCATTAAGCTGGCCGACAGGTTGCATAATATGCGTACCCTGGATAGTATGAGCCGGGAAAAACAATTGAAGATTGCCTCTGAAACCGTGTTTATTTACGCACCACTGGCACACCGCTTAGGTCTTTACAACATCAAATCAGAGATGGAAGACCTGGCCATGAAATATACCGAGCAGCAAACTTACCGTGAAATAGCCAAGCGGCTCAAGGATACCAAACGTGAGCGTACCCGGTATATCAATGAGTTTATCAAACCTATCAAGGAAGTGTTGTCGGAAGAGGGGTTCAACTTTGAAATATATGGCCGTCCCAAATCCATCCACTCTATCTATAATAAGATCAAAACCAAGGGGGTAGCCTTTGAAGAGGTGTATGACCTGTTTGCCATTCGTATTATCCTGGATTCTGCCCTGGACAAGGAAAAGGCAGATTGCTGGAAGGTATATTCCATTATCACCGACTTTTACCATCCCAGCCCGGAAAGGACCCGCGACTGGCTGAGCAATCCCAAATCAAACGGATATGAAGCCCTGCATGTAACGGTAATGGGGCCACAGGGCAAATGGGTGGAAGTGCAGATCCGCTCCAAACGTATGAATGACTATGCGGAGAAAGGGGTGGCTGCTCACTGGCGCTATAAGGAGGGGAATACCAACTCTATACAGGAATCCAAATTTGACCAGTGGTTTACCCAGATCCGGGAAATCCTGAACAATCCGGATTCCAATACGCTCGACTTCCTGGCGGATTTTAAAAGCAACCTGTTTACCGAAGAAATCTATGTATATACCCCCAAAGGGGATTTGAAGATATTGCCTGTAGGTTCCACCGCACTGGATTTTGCCTATGCTATCCACAGTGCCGTGGGCAACAAGTGTATTGGGGCCAAAGTAAACTATAAGCTGGTCCCCCTGAGCCATAAGCTGCGCAGCGGGGACCAGGTGGAAATTATTACCTCCAATAAACAAAAACCTTCTGAAGACTGGCTGAACTTTGTATTGACTGCCAAGGCCAAATCAAAGATCAAAGATGCGCTGAAAGAGGAAAAGCGTATTGTGGCCATGGATGGCAAGGGTATCCTGGAGCGTAAATTGAGCCACCTGAAAATCCATCCCAGCCAGCATAATATCAATGAGCTGGTGCAGTTCTATAAACAATCTTCTCCACTGGACCTGTATTACCAGATAGCGGTAAAAAATATCGATCTGCGGGAGCTGAAACAGTTTAATGTACTGGGGGATAAGCTGGAACAGCCCAAGCCGGTCAAACCGGAGCATGTGCCAGAGGAGCAACTGAAGCACCATCAGCAGATTCCTTCCAAAAAGGATGCGGAGCTGATCATCTTTGGAGAAAGTTCGGATAAAATAGCCTATAAGCTGGCCAATTGCTGCCGTCCTATACCTGGCGACGACGTATTTGGCTTTATTACTGCCAGCGAAGGCCTTAAAATACATCGTACCAATTGTCCCAATGCTGCACAGCTGCTGGCCAACTATGGCCATCGTGTAGTAAAAACCAAGTGGGTGAAAAACAGGGAAATATCCTTCCTCACCGGCTTGCGTATTGTGGGTATGGATGATGTGGGCGTGATCCATAAAATTACAAACATCATTTCAGGGGAATTAAAAGTGAATATCTCTGCGCTTTCCATCGAATCGAAAGAAGGCTTGTTTGAAGGGCTGATCAAGGTGTATGTACACGATAAGGAAGAACTGGATGAACTTGTAGAAAGGCTTAAAAAACTCGATGGAATACAGTCTGTAAACAGGCTGGAAGACTAG
- a CDS encoding adenylosuccinate synthase, giving the protein MVDVLLGLQWGDEGKGKIVDYFAGKYDVIARFQGGPNAGHTLYVNGQKVVLRTIPSGVFHANTINLIGNGVVLDPVAFKKESEDIAVLGIDLKKNLFIAEKTHIIVPTHRALDKASELSKGNDKIGSTLKGIGPAYMDKTGRNGLRVGDVISADFKSKYEKLKHKHLQLLAGYDFNDFREEIAAWEAEFFEAVEFLRSMNIVSGEYFIHEKLKAGKKILAEGAQGSMLDVDFGTYPFVTSSNTISAGVCTGLGIAPHWIKEVIGVTKAYCTRVGSGPFPTELHDATGEKLRKEGNEFGAVTGRPRRCGWIDLVALNYTCMLSGVTQLVMTKSDVMDAFDEINACVAYEIDGKQTKQLPFQICDVEIKPIWQTFKGWSNDTASCKQFNELPEEMKAFVAAVDEYLGVPVKYVSNGPGRDQILEK; this is encoded by the coding sequence ATGGTAGATGTTTTGTTAGGCCTGCAATGGGGCGATGAAGGAAAAGGGAAGATCGTGGACTATTTTGCCGGCAAGTATGATGTAATAGCCCGTTTTCAGGGTGGACCCAATGCTGGTCATACACTGTATGTAAACGGACAAAAAGTAGTACTGCGTACGATTCCTTCCGGCGTATTTCATGCCAACACCATTAACCTGATCGGGAATGGCGTAGTGCTGGATCCGGTAGCTTTTAAAAAAGAAAGTGAAGATATTGCCGTACTTGGAATAGATCTGAAAAAGAATCTTTTTATAGCCGAAAAAACGCATATCATTGTACCTACGCACCGTGCGCTGGACAAAGCTTCTGAATTATCCAAAGGAAACGATAAAATAGGGTCTACCCTGAAAGGTATCGGACCTGCCTATATGGACAAAACCGGTCGTAATGGCCTCAGGGTGGGAGATGTGATTTCCGCTGATTTCAAAAGCAAATACGAAAAACTGAAGCATAAACACCTGCAATTACTGGCAGGATACGATTTTAACGACTTCCGTGAAGAAATTGCAGCCTGGGAAGCCGAGTTTTTTGAAGCTGTGGAATTCCTGAGAAGCATGAACATTGTGAGTGGAGAATATTTTATCCACGAAAAGCTGAAAGCAGGTAAAAAAATACTGGCAGAAGGAGCACAGGGTAGTATGCTGGACGTAGATTTTGGTACTTATCCTTTTGTAACCTCTTCCAATACCATTTCCGCAGGAGTTTGTACCGGTTTGGGTATTGCGCCGCACTGGATCAAAGAGGTAATTGGTGTTACAAAAGCTTATTGTACCCGTGTAGGTAGTGGTCCTTTCCCTACAGAGCTGCATGATGCCACCGGAGAAAAGCTGCGTAAAGAAGGTAATGAATTTGGTGCAGTTACCGGCCGTCCACGCCGTTGCGGATGGATTGACCTGGTAGCTCTGAATTACACCTGTATGCTGAGCGGTGTAACGCAGCTGGTGATGACCAAAAGTGACGTGATGGACGCTTTTGATGAAATCAATGCTTGTGTGGCTTATGAAATTGATGGCAAACAAACCAAACAACTGCCATTCCAGATTTGCGATGTAGAAATAAAACCTATATGGCAGACGTTTAAAGGTTGGAGTAATGATACTGCTAGTTGCAAGCAATTCAATGAGTTACCGGAGGAAATGAAAGCATTTGTTGCAGCGGTGGATGAATATCTGGGGGTACCGGTGAAATATGTATCCAATGGCCCGGGAAGGGACCAGATCCTGGAAAAATAG
- a CDS encoding anthranilate synthase component I family protein — MDNNNYTSPYHQYEALLATEAVASVKMGAGNAFAGLQQFYDTHQDWLFGHLAYDLKNENTHLQSANFDGIGFPDLYFFKPRIVMLLEQHQVRIGGEAFTAAQAQEVYRQCLSMPVTVIPPPQPAVLPPLQSRINQQQYLQAVQALQEHILRGDCYEVNFCRENYMEQVVVCPVTLFKRLNTLSPAPFAAYYRMEDKYLVCSSPERFLQKQAATLISQPIKGTSRKNEDAQLDEQYRNELHTNAKERAENIMVVDLVRNDLSYTAVPGSVQVAELCGIYSFAQVHHMISTVTAKLDDAIPFVQALHHAFPMGSMTGAPKLRVMELIERYEQTKRGLYSGAVGYITPQGNFDFNVVIRSILYNATQQYLSFQTGSAITFQSQPQKEWEECLLKARAMEIAISC; from the coding sequence TTGGATAATAATAATTATACCTCTCCTTATCATCAGTACGAAGCCTTACTGGCCACCGAAGCTGTTGCATCTGTGAAAATGGGTGCCGGCAATGCTTTTGCCGGTTTGCAGCAGTTTTATGATACACATCAGGACTGGCTTTTCGGGCATCTGGCCTATGATCTGAAAAATGAAAACACCCATTTACAGTCTGCAAATTTTGATGGTATCGGTTTTCCCGACCTGTACTTTTTCAAGCCACGCATAGTGATGCTATTAGAGCAGCACCAGGTGCGGATCGGCGGAGAAGCGTTTACTGCTGCACAGGCGCAGGAGGTATACCGGCAATGTCTTAGTATGCCGGTTACTGTTATACCACCACCTCAACCGGCCGTTTTACCTCCCCTGCAAAGCCGTATCAACCAGCAACAGTATTTGCAGGCAGTTCAGGCATTACAGGAACATATTCTCAGGGGAGATTGTTATGAAGTAAATTTTTGCCGGGAAAACTATATGGAGCAGGTAGTTGTTTGTCCGGTTACTTTGTTCAAACGCCTGAATACTTTATCTCCGGCACCTTTTGCGGCCTATTACCGCATGGAAGATAAATACCTGGTATGCTCCAGCCCTGAACGCTTTCTGCAAAAGCAGGCGGCCACCCTTATCTCACAACCTATTAAAGGCACCAGCAGGAAAAACGAAGATGCGCAATTGGATGAGCAATATCGTAATGAACTTCACACCAATGCCAAAGAGCGGGCAGAGAACATTATGGTGGTAGACCTGGTACGTAATGACCTGTCTTATACCGCAGTACCCGGCAGTGTACAGGTAGCCGAACTGTGTGGCATCTACTCCTTTGCACAGGTACATCACATGATTTCTACGGTAACGGCTAAGCTGGACGACGCTATTCCTTTTGTACAGGCATTGCACCATGCTTTTCCAATGGGCTCTATGACCGGCGCACCTAAACTAAGGGTCATGGAGCTGATAGAACGATATGAACAAACTAAAAGAGGCCTCTACTCCGGTGCCGTTGGTTATATCACCCCACAAGGTAACTTTGACTTTAATGTAGTGATCCGGAGCATTTTGTACAATGCTACCCAACAATACCTTTCCTTCCAGACAGGTTCTGCTATCACCTTTCAGAGCCAGCCACAAAAAGAATGGGAAGAATGCCTGCTGAAAGCTAGGGCGATGGAGATAGCTATTAGCTGTTAG
- a CDS encoding TIGR01777 family oxidoreductase, whose protein sequence is MDTVLITGGTGLVGKALTQLLLDRGYKVIILSRQLPKSDNPRLSYAQWDIARQTIDITALQQADFIVHLAGANVADKRWSSARKKEILDSRTQTSQLLFDTLRQHPNKVKKIISASATGYYGTYTDKTFIENDTPAGDFLGSTCAAWENSVLQMSALGKQVVIFRTGIALSRDGGALKEFYKPLKLGFATILGGGEQWISWIHIQDLVRLYFNAIVNDHLNGIYNAVAPQPVPHKELIMTMARAAKGKSFITTYVPAFALKLALGEMSEEVLKSMKVSSQKIQNTGFVFSYPTIQQAMEQLFKK, encoded by the coding sequence ATGGATACTGTGTTAATAACCGGAGGCACTGGCCTGGTTGGAAAAGCACTTACCCAGCTGCTTTTGGATCGTGGTTATAAAGTGATTATTTTAAGCAGGCAATTGCCTAAATCCGACAATCCCCGCCTATCTTACGCTCAGTGGGACATTGCCCGCCAAACAATTGATATTACGGCGCTACAACAAGCCGACTTTATTGTACACCTGGCCGGAGCCAATGTAGCGGATAAACGATGGTCGTCTGCCCGTAAAAAGGAAATACTGGATAGCCGCACCCAAACCAGCCAACTGCTCTTCGATACGCTCCGGCAACATCCCAATAAGGTAAAAAAGATCATTAGTGCTTCTGCTACAGGCTATTATGGTACCTATACCGACAAAACCTTTATAGAAAACGATACGCCTGCGGGTGATTTTCTGGGATCTACCTGTGCTGCCTGGGAAAATAGTGTGCTGCAAATGAGTGCGCTGGGCAAACAGGTAGTCATATTCCGTACAGGCATCGCCTTAAGCCGGGACGGCGGGGCGCTCAAAGAATTCTACAAACCGCTGAAACTCGGATTTGCCACCATCTTAGGCGGTGGTGAACAATGGATCAGCTGGATACATATACAAGACCTCGTACGCCTGTACTTTAACGCTATCGTAAATGACCACCTGAATGGTATTTATAATGCGGTAGCGCCACAACCAGTACCTCATAAGGAACTGATCATGACCATGGCCCGGGCTGCCAAAGGGAAAAGCTTCATCACTACCTATGTCCCTGCTTTTGCCCTCAAACTGGCGCTGGGAGAAATGAGCGAAGAAGTACTTAAAAGCATGAAAGTGTCTTCCCAAAAGATACAAAATACCGGGTTCGTCTTTTCTTATCCTACGATTCAGCAGGCAATGGAACAATTGTTTAAGAAATAG
- the purQ gene encoding phosphoribosylformylglycinamidine synthase subunit PurQ: MKFGVVTFPGSNCDHDMIDSLRNDLGQEVIELWHKEKDLSMFSTTDCIVLPGGFSYGDYLRCGAIARFSPMMQSVIDFANKGGRVIGVCNGFQVLCEAGLLPGVLLQNQNQQFICKNVFLKSENTTTSLTKEVTGRPLMIPIAHGEGRYYADEATLDGLFKNNQVLFRYCDEFGNIIESANHNGAIRNIAGICNKEKNVFGMMPHPERATSQILGNTDGQLIFQSLISNN, from the coding sequence ATGAAATTTGGTGTTGTCACCTTTCCGGGCTCAAATTGTGATCATGATATGATTGATTCCCTGCGTAATGATCTTGGGCAGGAAGTGATTGAACTGTGGCATAAGGAAAAAGACCTTAGCATGTTCAGTACAACAGATTGTATAGTATTACCCGGCGGTTTTTCCTACGGAGATTACCTGCGTTGCGGGGCAATTGCCAGGTTCAGCCCGATGATGCAGAGTGTAATAGACTTTGCCAACAAGGGAGGCCGTGTGATAGGGGTGTGCAATGGTTTCCAGGTTTTATGTGAAGCAGGTTTATTGCCTGGCGTATTATTACAGAATCAGAACCAGCAGTTTATATGTAAAAATGTGTTTCTGAAAAGCGAAAACACCACTACTTCACTGACAAAAGAAGTAACCGGCCGCCCGCTGATGATTCCTATTGCGCATGGAGAAGGTCGTTATTATGCGGACGAAGCCACGCTGGACGGGTTGTTTAAAAATAATCAGGTGCTTTTCCGGTATTGTGATGAATTTGGCAACATTATTGAATCTGCTAATCATAATGGCGCTATTCGTAATATAGCAGGGATCTGTAATAAGGAGAAAAACGTATTTGGCATGATGCCACATCCGGAAAGAGCTACCAGTCAGATCCTTGGTAATACAGACGGACAGCTGATATTCCAGAGTTTAATCAGCAATAATTAA
- a CDS encoding protein-disulfide reductase DsbD domain-containing protein, with protein sequence MKKLFTVLCLFALPILASAQIENPVKWNFTSKKINATTYELHMTATIDGGWHLYAQDAGEGPVPTTFKFTKNPLASVSGKVAEDGKLHKAFDKNFNSELKYYENSVNFVQKVTVKGKAATKVKGTVEFMVCDDHQCLPPKELEFAISVGGK encoded by the coding sequence ATGAAGAAACTGTTCACCGTGTTGTGCTTGTTTGCACTGCCTATTCTGGCATCAGCACAAATAGAAAATCCCGTTAAATGGAATTTTACTTCCAAAAAAATCAATGCAACTACTTATGAATTGCATATGACCGCTACTATTGATGGCGGTTGGCATTTATATGCACAGGATGCAGGAGAAGGCCCTGTACCTACCACCTTCAAATTTACCAAAAACCCATTGGCCAGTGTAAGTGGAAAAGTGGCAGAAGATGGTAAACTGCATAAAGCATTTGATAAGAACTTTAATTCTGAGCTGAAATACTACGAGAACTCTGTAAATTTTGTACAGAAAGTAACCGTAAAAGGTAAAGCTGCTACTAAAGTAAAAGGAACCGTAGAATTTATGGTGTGTGATGATCATCAGTGCCTGCCACCTAAAGAACTGGAGTTTGCAATCAGTGTGGGTGGAAAATAA